GATAGCCACGAAACGGCCTTCTTTGCGGCGACCCTGGTAGTGGATCGCCCTGGCTATGAGTTCCTTACCCGTACCCGATTCTCCAGATATGAGAACCGTAGCATCGTTGTGAGCAAGAGACTCTACGGTCTCGAAGAGTTCGTGCATGACCGGGTTGCGACTGATCATGTTGGCAAACGAAAAACGTTCGCTCAGCTGACCACGCAGGTAGCTGATCTCGTCGATCAGCTTGCGCTTCTCCATGACCTTTTCGGCAGCAAGAAGTATGTCTTCGCGCTCAAAAGGCTTGGTGATGTAATCTTCGGCGCCGTGCCGCATGGCTTCGACAGCACCCTTTATAGAGGCGTAGCCAGTGACGATGATCACCGGCATATCCGGCCAGCGCTCGCCAACTTCGGTCGTGAGGCTCAAGCCGTCGCTGCCCGGCATTTTCAAGTCGACCAGGGCCAGTGAAAACGCCGAGTCTTCGAGTAATTCCAGCGCCTCGCGAGCAGTCCCCGCGCACTCCACGGTGGCATTTCGCTCCCTGAAAAGGTCTTCCATCTGTCGACAGATCAAGGGATCGTCGTCAACGACCAGTATTCTCGCATTTTCCATTCTTTCTTACCCCGGGCTCTCGTTCAGTTATCCGCGACGCCGCGGCCACAACTATTGCAGGTCTGCAATAACGCTACGCGCCCCAGTTGCAGTCGCGCAACCTCTTTCTCGTCTCAGGAATCGAGGCCGACGTAACTGTCGGCTTCATCTGCCGCTAGTATCCGCTGCCGTGTAGCGACCGATCCCAGGCCCAGGCCTTCGCAAACGTTGTTGAAAGAAAAGGGTGAGTTCCAATCGTTGGTCTTGATCCAGAATTCGGCCTGCCGTGCCAGTATCTCCGGGTTCTGCCGGGGGCGTCGGAGCTCAAGGCGAAAGCAGGCAATTGCATCCTCGAGAATAGCGAGCATGAGCGCCTGCTCAGGCGTCCACTCGATGTGCTTGTTGAACTCGTCGGGCTCCGGTCCCCCGCCGTAGTGAAAAATCTGGCCGCTGAGCCTCTCGCCGTCTAACTCTTTGCCCGCGGTGGCTACTGCTGCCTGTTGCTCGTTACAAGTCGTGTTCATTCCCTTTCCTCCCAGGATTGCGTATTCGCCTTGCAGCATTGCAAGGTCGCGGCCAGAAGGAGCTGCCGGATAAAAGGGGCTGTTTACCGGGGTAAACGCGGAAACCGCGCGCTATCAGCGCACGAACTTGAACGCTGGCGCAGGCTCGGCGCACAGCAATGAACGCGCGAACCGGACCCGGGCCGATCGCGTGCGCAAAAAAAGACCTGCGATCAGGCGGCCAGCAGTTGCCGGCCGATGACCTTGAGTTCAAGTATGGGCTTGACGCCCTCGAAGATGGGTAGCACCTGGGCGTCGACAACGTAGCGCGAAATCGGGTACTCCTCGGCGTAGCCCCAGCCACCGTGCAGCAGCTGGGCCTCCTGGCTGACAGCAACCGCCACGTCGCAGGCCAACAGCTTGGCCATGGCCGGCACGAGCGAAGCTGACTCGTCCTTGTCGAACTCGAGGGCCGCGTGGTAAGTCAGCTGCCGCGCTCCCTGCAACCTGGAGGACATAAGTCCGAGCTTGTATTGCGTGAGCTGAAAATCGATGATCGGCCGCGAGAACTGGCTGCGGTCGCAGGCGTAACCCGCTGCCGCCTCAAGACAGGCCTGGCCCAGTCCGGTGGCGCGGCCGCCGGTCTGTAGTCTTCCTGCCGCAAAGCCGTTCATCTGCAGGTAAAACCCACGGTCGAGGCCTTTCTCCTCGCCGACCAGGTTTTCTGCCGGCACGAAGTAGTCTTCAAAAGCCAGCGTGAACGAGTGCATGCCCCTGTAACCCGGCGTGCGATCGGCCTTGCCCGAGAGGCTACCTCCGCCCGGTTGCTTCATTGTAAACTCGTGCCCGTCGAAACGATCTTTTTCGACCATGAACAGCGACAGTCCCTTAGCCCCGGCCGACATATCGCTGCTCGTTCGCAGCAGCACCGCCAGCACGTCTGCTCGCCCCGCAAAAGTGCACCAGGCCTTGGCGCCGTTGATGAGGTAGCCCTTGCGTCCGTCCTGGTCGGCGGCTTCGGCCTTGCAAGCGACCGACGCCACGTCAGAACCTACGTCGGGTTCGGTGACCGAGATGCCAACCATGACTTCGCCGCTGGCCACGCGCGACAGCCAGGCCGTCTTCTGTTCTTCGGTTCCGCCCTGAAGTAAGGCCTTGGTGAGAATTTCGGGGCGAGTAATCAAGCTGCCAGCCGCCGCCAGCGACACCCGCGACAGCTCCTCGGTAGTCATGATCATGGCGAGGTTACCCATGCCGAGTCCGCCGTACTCTTCGGGTACCGACATGCCGAAGTAGCCCATCTCGGCCATCTTGCTTATCAAGGAATCCGGCACCAGGGCGTCGTCACGATGGACGTGCTCGGCCAGACCCTCGACTTCCTGGTCGGCAAAAGCCCGCACCGAATCGCGTACCATAACCGCGTCTTCGTCGGCCAACCAGCCGTTATTGATGCCCCGGGATTCGGCGACCGACCTGCCTATGGCCCGCACCCGTTTTTCGTCGGCAAAATCGCAGAGCAATGCGCGCGTCGCATCCGACCCGATGGTCTGTTCAAACAAGCCATCGGGCAGCCCGTAGTCCGGCCCTGCAAGGGCCAGTTCTCCCAACAGAGAAGCCGCCACGCCTGCGCTGAAAACCCCGGCCTGGTCGAGCATCACAGCGTTGGCTGCCCCTGCTTCACCTGCCTGCCTGCTGTAAGCGGCCAGCGCCTTGCAAGCCGCGAGTTCCGTTGCAACGTAAGCTATGCGCTCGGTGAGCACCTGCTGATCATCGATTTTGCGTCCGCCGTCGGTGGACTCCGAAGCCGAAGCTATGGCGGCATCAACAACCGAAGATATCGTGTCGTTGAGGCCGTCTATTTCGTCGATAGAAATCGATCTGTAATCAGTATCCGTCATCTGGGTAGCTCCACTTGTCCGCTTATAAAATCCAAGAACCCGGCAACATACGGCGCAACAGTTCGGCAGTCAAAAACAGGCCGGGCGGCCCGTGTCCCGGAGCAAGCGGCGCCTCGAGCCGGCTGCGCGCAGACTCCTACAGGTAGCCCAGGGCCTTGAGACGCTGCCGGGTGCCTTCGTCCATCGGCAGGGGCTCGGGTGCGACCGCGTTTTTTTCGAGTTCGCCGCTTGCGCGCCCAAGAACACCGCGCAGGCGCGCAGCAGTATCTTCGTGGGCGTAGCGCATATCTGTGAGCTCGGCCGGATCGGCGCCAAGGTCGTAAAGCTCACCGGTGACCGTGCGCCCCCCGCCCCGCTGTCGACGGGTTTCTATGAATTTGAACCCTCCGTCCACAACCGCGCGCAGCTCTATACCCATTGGTCGTTCCAACGTAGGTACCAGGGTTTCCATGTAGACTGGGCGCGGCTCCTGCGGCTCGCCCCTGGCCAGTGGCAGCAACGAGCGGCCGTCGAGGCCGGAGGGAACAGCCACACCCAGCAATTCGAGCACCGAGGGCAGCAGGTCAACGTGACCCACCGCCTGGGCCACCACGGCACCCGCCGGCAAGGCCCCCTCCAGGGCCATCACCAGGGGCACATGCTGGGTAGAGTCGTAGAGGTAGCGATTGTGTAACGCCTCACCGTGGTCGCCCAGTCCCTCGCCATGGTCAGAGGTAAAAACCACCAGAGTGCGTCCCGGCATCTTCTGCACGGCCGCCAGCAAGCGCGACAACTCGTTGTCGGCAAACGCGAGCTCGGCATCGTAGGGGGAAGAGAACCGCCCCGCGTACTCCACCGGCGCAGCATAGGGCCAGTGCGCGTCGAAGTAGTGCACGAAGAGAAACCAACGCTCGTCGCGGTCGCCCAGCCAACCAAGCGCCCTGTCGGTCACCTCGTCACCGCCACGCTCAAAATCGGCAAAGTCGTGACCTATCCAGCTACCAGAAGAATCGGCCACCCCGTGCCGATAGCGCGCCGTGAGAGCCGACGAGCTGAAGTCGTCATCGTAGTGATCAAAACCCTGGGCCAGACCAAAACGAGCCGCCAGCGGAAAAGCGCCAATGACCGCAGCGGTGTCAAAGCCATCCGCTGCCAGGATCTCGGCCAGCGTGAGCCTCTCGTCGGCGAGGCGGTACTTACCATTGCAACGCACCCCGTGAGACGGGGGCAACAGGCCGGTAAACATGGAGCTGTGCGACGGAAGGGTCGAGGGCACGTGCGAGTAAGCCCTCTCGAAGAGAACGCCCCGCTGGGCCAGTGCGGTCACGGTCGGGGTGGTCTGGGCGCGGTAACCGTAAGCCGTAAAATGGTCGGCCCGCGAGGTGTCGAATGACACGAAGAGCACATTGTCTGCAGGCGGGGGTGAGGTGCAGCCCACCAACAGTGAGACAGTGAGCAGCGAAACGGCCTTGCCTGCGCGGGTCATCGCCGCATTGTACCAGCCCCGGCCGCTGGTCGTAATGGCCCTGCCTCCGCTCGCCGAATGTGGCCCGCCTCCTTGCAGCACAAGACAGCGCATGAAAGAAAACCCCTATGGGCAACGAGCGGGTCACGGTAGGCTACCAGGATGGATGTCTGCATCCCTTATGGCTGGGCAGACTGGGGCTGCGGCTGGCGAGAATTTTCGGCGCCGAATCGCTGTGGCTGCCCGACCACTTCATGGGCTGGCTGCCTGGACACGTCTGGTCCGAAGAACACACTCCCGCGGCAGCCATCGTCCATTCGAGCGACGCTTTTCTCGATCCCATGCAGATCCTGGCTACGACCGCGTTGAGAATACCCGGCGTCGACCTGGGCACTGCCGTAACCGAGCCTTTCAGGCGCCACCCGGTATCGCTGGCGCAGTCTTTTGCCACCCTGGATCACATATCCAAGGGACACGCCATACTCGGCATAGGCAACGGCGAACGCGAAAACGTGGAGCCCTATGGCATGGACTTCCGCTTGCAGGTATCGCGACTCGAAGAAGCGCTCACCATCATCACCAAGATGTGGAGCAGCAAGGGCGAGCCCGTTACCTACGACGGTCGCTTCTGGCAACTCAAGGACGCGGTCTTCAACCTGCCCCTCTACAAGGACCGCCCTCCCCGCATCTGGATCGCCGCCCACGCGCCGCGAATGCTGGGCCTGGTGGGTCGCTTCGGCGACGGCTGGCTGCCAACCCTCAAGATGACGCCAGCCGAGTACCGCGAGAGCCTCGCTGCTATCAAGCGGTCCGCAGACGAACACGGCCGCGACATGGAGAACTTCGTCGCCTGCCAGATGGTGGTGGTGGCGTTGGGAGAAAGCCGCGAGGCCGTGCTCGAGCTCGCCATGAAAAGCCGCGTGGCGGCGGCGTTGGTGCTCATCGCCCCGTCCACGGCATGGGAGGAACAGGGCCTGAAACACCCCCTGGGTGACGGCCACAGGGGATTTTACGACATCGTACCTTCGCGAGTAACAAAAGAAGACGTCGATCGTGCAGCGGCCACCATGACACCGGAATTGTTACTCAACTCGCTCTACGCCGGTAGTCCGGCCGAAGTGCGCGACGAACTCGCGCCGCTCGTTGAAGCCGGTGCCCGCCACCTCGTGGTCAGCAACGTGGCGTCGGTTTTTACCGGGGGCGGCGCGGCTGATCTCTGGCGACTGGGCAGCCTTTTCCGCAAACTGCGCAGAATGTAATGCAGCCTGCTTGAAACCTTTTGGGTTCGTGCTATCCACACCTGCATAGCGGGCTCGGCAACAGGGCTGAACCCGACACGATTGGAGAATGACCATGAAGCTCACCAGCACCGCCGCTACGATTCTGACCTCGGTTGTATTTGTCCTCAGTGCCTGCAGCGGCGACAGTCCTGCTCCGGGCGAAACGAGCGAAACGACCGCGGGTAATATCGTGGTTATCACGACCAGCCTGGGCAGCTTCGAAGTTGAGCTCGACGAAGAAGCCGCCCCCGAGACGGTCAAGAACTTTCTCTCCTACGTAGAAGACGAATACTACGACGGCACGATCTTCCACAGGGTGATCAAGGGCTTCATGATACAGGGCGGTGGTTTCGACACCTCCTACCAGAAGAAGCCCACCAAGGTCGCGGTGAAGAACGAGGCTGACAACGGTTTGAAGAACGACATCGGTACCCTCGCCATGGCGCGTACTAACGTGGTCGATTCGGCCACATCGCAGTTTTTCATCAACGTGGCCGACAACGATTTTCTCAACCATCGCTCAACCAAGCCGGCCGAATACGGCTACGCGGTGTTCGGCAAGGTCGTCAACGGACTCGACGTGGTAAAAGCTATAGAATCGTCGACCACGAGGTCGCGAGGGCCGGGCTTTTCGAACGCCCCTGTGGAAGCCGTCGTCATAGAATCCATACACAAAAAGTAAGCGCAGGCGGCATTTTCCACTACCGCCGTCGCGTTCATTGACGACCCCCCGTACGGGGGGTACAAGAGGCTGTCGCCATGGTAAAGCAGAGCAACCCGCTTAAGAACGCCGGCCCCTGGAAGGCGGTGCCCTTCAGGGCCGAGTTCCGTCGCACCGGACAGAATGGCCTGGCTTCGCGTTACTACCATAGCGGCGAGCTGACACCTTACAGTATCGAAGACCTGCTCAACGCAATACGCAGCGAAGCCCGCTCTTCGTTCGAAACCCTTCAACTCACCCTCGAACTGAGGGGAGCGGTAGGCAGACCCCAGTTCGAAGAACTCGCAAGGCGTTTCAGTTCACTAGGGCTACCGGAAGTGCAGGTGCTCATCACCGCCCCCGGCCACGACCCGCTCAGCTTTCCGCTCACCCCGGGCGCCATCGGTCCGGACGCGGTGCTGCCGCCGCGCAAATACTGACCGGCGGGCAGGTAGCGGTAGCCCCCGCAAGCGCGGGCTATTGACAAGCTTGCGATGGGGACACAACATGAACACGGCGGTTTTTCCTGTCGCCCATCGCCATGCATATATCTGAATACTACACCGGTGAAGAGCCGGTCTTTTCTTTCGAGTTCTTTCCCCCTGCCAACGACAAGGCCCACGTGAGGCTGCTCAAAACTATATCCGAGTTGCAGGCGCTACAGCCGCACTTCGTATCGGTGACCTACGGCGCTGGCGGCTCCACGAGAGACCGTACGCTCGAACTGGTGTCGTGGATCAAGAATACCCTGGGCCTGGAAGCCATGGCCCACCTTACCTGCGTGGGCTCGAGCCGGGACGAGCTGCGCGCGATACTCGACCGGCTCGAAAACTCAGGTATCGAGAACCTCATCGCCCTGAGGGGCGACCCGCCGGCCGGTGACAGCGAGTTCAAACCGGCAGCGGACGGACTGAGCTACGCCAGCGAGCTGATCGCCATGATACGAGCCGAAAACCGCCCTTTCTGTCTGGCCGCGGCGGCCTACCCCGAGGTCCATCCAGAGGCGGAGAGTCCGGAGGCCGACCTCGAACGGCTTGCCCAGAAGGTCGAGCAAGGGGCCGAGCTGCTCATCACGCAGCTGTTCTTCGACAACGACAGCTACCTCGCTTTTCGAGACCGGGCCGTAAAGGCGGGAATAACCGTGCCCATCGTGCCCGGTATCATGCCGGTCACGGGCGGCCTTGAGCGCATGGCGCGCTTTGGTGCCGCTATCCCCGCACGCTTACGACGGCAGGTTGAGCTTGCCGGTGACGACGCCGATTCGATAGCAGCCGCAGGCGAAGCCTGGGCAACCGAGCAGTGCGCTGCGCTCCTGGCCGAAGGTGCTCCGGGCCTGCACTTTTACACCCTCAACCAATCGCGGGCCACGCGCAACGTGCTCGAGAAAATCAGGCCGCAATCTTCCTGATCGGGCTGGAAAACAACTCATGGCCAACAGGGAGCAACCCGACCTTGAGTCTCTCAGGACCTACCTGGAGGCCAACGTACAGGGCTGCCAAGGCGTAGACCTGGAACTCACGGCCCACGCCGGCGGACACTCCTGCGAGACCTGGAGCCTGCGCGCTGACTCTGAGCGCTGGATAATGCGGCGGCCACCGCGAGGAAAACTCCAGCCCGGAGCCAGCAGCATGGCTCGCGAATACAGGGTGATGAAAGCACTGGCCGACAGCCCCGTGGCCGTGCCGCGCATGGTGGCGCTGTGCGAGGATCCGGAAGTGGCCTGCGCGCCCTTCCTGCTCATGGAAGACGTTGACGGCGTCGTGCTGCGCGACAGCTTCCCTGACGACTTTACCGGCTCGCCCGCACGCAGGGCAGCGCTGGGCCCCGCTACCGTAGAAACCCTGGCGGCGATACACTCGGTGGACCTCGATGAGGCCGGCCTGGCCCGACACGGGCGTCCCACTGGGTTCCTGCAGCGCAACCTCGAACTCATGACCAGGCAGTGGGCCGCGGTCAGCCAACGCGAGGTGACCGCCGTTGACCGGCTGGGAGATTACCTGCTAGGCCACGCCCCCGACTGCAGCGAGGTGGCCTTGTCGCACGGTGATTACAAGCTCGACAACCTCATGTGGCGCCGCGACCAGGAAGCAACGGTGGCGGCTGTAATCGACTGGGAGGTCTCGACCATTGCCCCTCCCCTGGTCGATCTTGGCTGGCTGCGCGGTTTCTGGAGTCAGCCGGGCGACACCCGTGGAGCGATCACGCTGGGGCTGGCGTTGACGAGCTCTGGAGGGTTCTGCGACCGCAACGAGCTCGTAGACTTGTACCGCGAGGCCACCGGACGGGATACCTCTGGACTGCCGTGGTTCGAAGCCTTCGCGATGTGGAAGATAGCCATCATAATGGAGGCCAGCTACTCGAGATTTCTGCAAGGCAAGTCGAACGACCCGCTGTTCGCGTCGCTCGATGTCATAGTACCGGCGCTTGCCGAGGCCGGGCTCGAAGCGCTGGCCTCTGCTGGCAAGCTGTAGCAAGCCAGCAGCCCTCCATAAGCCGTGCCTCCGAGCAGTTGAGGCTCAGAAACCCTGGAGAGTTGCGAAGCGGTCGCGGTGCCAGGCAGCATCGCCAAAACTGAGCTCCGCCGCGCGCGCGCGCTTAAGGTAAAAACCTATGTCGTGCTCGTCGGTCATTCCCACGCCGCCGTGCATCTGCAGGCCTTCATAGGCCGCGAGCACCGCAGTGTCTGACAATCGAGCCTTGGCCGTCACGATTTTTTCG
The DNA window shown above is from Candidatus Binatota bacterium and carries:
- a CDS encoding acyl-CoA dehydrogenase; amino-acid sequence: MTDTDYRSISIDEIDGLNDTISSVVDAAIASASESTDGGRKIDDQQVLTERIAYVATELAACKALAAYSRQAGEAGAANAVMLDQAGVFSAGVAASLLGELALAGPDYGLPDGLFEQTIGSDATRALLCDFADEKRVRAIGRSVAESRGINNGWLADEDAVMVRDSVRAFADQEVEGLAEHVHRDDALVPDSLISKMAEMGYFGMSVPEEYGGLGMGNLAMIMTTEELSRVSLAAAGSLITRPEILTKALLQGGTEEQKTAWLSRVASGEVMVGISVTEPDVGSDVASVACKAEAADQDGRKGYLINGAKAWCTFAGRADVLAVLLRTSSDMSAGAKGLSLFMVEKDRFDGHEFTMKQPGGGSLSGKADRTPGYRGMHSFTLAFEDYFVPAENLVGEEKGLDRGFYLQMNGFAAGRLQTGGRATGLGQACLEAAAGYACDRSQFSRPIIDFQLTQYKLGLMSSRLQGARQLTYHAALEFDKDESASLVPAMAKLLACDVAVAVSQEAQLLHGGWGYAEEYPISRYVVDAQVLPIFEGVKPILELKVIGRQLLAA
- a CDS encoding LLM class flavin-dependent oxidoreductase, coding for MGNERVTVGYQDGCLHPLWLGRLGLRLARIFGAESLWLPDHFMGWLPGHVWSEEHTPAAAIVHSSDAFLDPMQILATTALRIPGVDLGTAVTEPFRRHPVSLAQSFATLDHISKGHAILGIGNGERENVEPYGMDFRLQVSRLEEALTIITKMWSSKGEPVTYDGRFWQLKDAVFNLPLYKDRPPRIWIAAHAPRMLGLVGRFGDGWLPTLKMTPAEYRESLAAIKRSADEHGRDMENFVACQMVVVALGESREAVLELAMKSRVAAALVLIAPSTAWEEQGLKHPLGDGHRGFYDIVPSRVTKEDVDRAAATMTPELLLNSLYAGSPAEVRDELAPLVEAGARHLVVSNVASVFTGGGAADLWRLGSLFRKLRRM
- a CDS encoding peptidylprolyl isomerase A, whose protein sequence is MKLTSTAATILTSVVFVLSACSGDSPAPGETSETTAGNIVVITTSLGSFEVELDEEAAPETVKNFLSYVEDEYYDGTIFHRVIKGFMIQGGGFDTSYQKKPTKVAVKNEADNGLKNDIGTLAMARTNVVDSATSQFFINVADNDFLNHRSTKPAEYGYAVFGKVVNGLDVVKAIESSTTRSRGPGFSNAPVEAVVIESIHKK
- the metF gene encoding methylenetetrahydrofolate reductase [NAD(P)H], coding for MHISEYYTGEEPVFSFEFFPPANDKAHVRLLKTISELQALQPHFVSVTYGAGGSTRDRTLELVSWIKNTLGLEAMAHLTCVGSSRDELRAILDRLENSGIENLIALRGDPPAGDSEFKPAADGLSYASELIAMIRAENRPFCLAAAAYPEVHPEAESPEADLERLAQKVEQGAELLITQLFFDNDSYLAFRDRAVKAGITVPIVPGIMPVTGGLERMARFGAAIPARLRRQVELAGDDADSIAAAGEAWATEQCAALLAEGAPGLHFYTLNQSRATRNVLEKIRPQSS
- a CDS encoding phosphotransferase family protein, which produces MANREQPDLESLRTYLEANVQGCQGVDLELTAHAGGHSCETWSLRADSERWIMRRPPRGKLQPGASSMAREYRVMKALADSPVAVPRMVALCEDPEVACAPFLLMEDVDGVVLRDSFPDDFTGSPARRAALGPATVETLAAIHSVDLDEAGLARHGRPTGFLQRNLELMTRQWAAVSQREVTAVDRLGDYLLGHAPDCSEVALSHGDYKLDNLMWRRDQEATVAAVIDWEVSTIAPPLVDLGWLRGFWSQPGDTRGAITLGLALTSSGGFCDRNELVDLYREATGRDTSGLPWFEAFAMWKIAIIMEASYSRFLQGKSNDPLFASLDVIVPALAEAGLEALASAGKL